A portion of the Candidatus Methylacidithermus pantelleriae genome contains these proteins:
- a CDS encoding argininosuccinate synthase, whose product MKVVLAYSGGLDTSVILQWIRETYRAEVIAFYADIGQGEDVAQIQKKARATGASKVYVEDLQEEFVRDFVYPMFRASSVYEGQYLLGTSIARPLIAKRQVEIARVEGAHALAHGATGKGNDQVRFELAYAALAPELAVIAPWREWHFKGRRDLLAYAEAHGIPVEASPQRPYSVDRNLLHISYESGVLEDPWREPPKDLFQWTTDPENAPNEPDVVELEFERGDCVGINGERFSPCEVLRRLNQLGAKHGIGRVDMVENRFVGMKSRGVYETPGGTILYVAHRQIESLTLDREVMHLRDQLAPKYAELVYYGFWFSPEREFLQSAIDESQQRVTGTVRLKLYKGNVTVLGRKSPYSLYDASLATMEEDDGSYQQRDAAGFIRIQALRLRTEARMRERKSGSQKEARED is encoded by the coding sequence GTGAAAGTAGTTCTTGCTTACTCCGGCGGTTTGGACACTTCGGTCATCCTCCAGTGGATCCGGGAAACCTACCGTGCCGAGGTAATCGCTTTCTATGCGGACATAGGACAGGGAGAAGACGTGGCGCAGATCCAAAAGAAGGCTCGCGCAACGGGAGCGTCCAAGGTGTATGTCGAGGATCTTCAGGAAGAGTTTGTGCGTGACTTCGTGTACCCGATGTTTCGCGCAAGCAGCGTGTATGAGGGGCAGTACCTTCTGGGAACCAGCATCGCGCGACCGTTGATTGCCAAACGGCAGGTCGAAATTGCGCGTGTCGAAGGAGCCCACGCGCTAGCCCATGGGGCGACGGGCAAGGGAAATGACCAGGTCAGGTTTGAGCTGGCTTACGCAGCTTTGGCTCCGGAGTTGGCCGTGATCGCTCCGTGGAGGGAGTGGCATTTTAAGGGACGGCGGGATCTTTTGGCTTATGCCGAGGCCCATGGGATTCCAGTCGAGGCAAGTCCACAAAGACCCTATTCGGTCGATCGGAATCTCCTGCATATTAGCTACGAAAGTGGGGTGTTGGAGGACCCTTGGAGGGAGCCGCCGAAAGATCTTTTCCAATGGACGACCGATCCAGAGAACGCACCCAACGAGCCGGACGTGGTGGAACTGGAGTTCGAACGGGGAGATTGTGTCGGTATTAACGGGGAGAGATTCTCACCGTGCGAGGTGCTGCGAAGATTAAACCAGCTAGGAGCCAAACACGGCATTGGCCGCGTGGACATGGTAGAAAACCGCTTCGTTGGGATGAAGTCTCGTGGGGTGTATGAAACTCCTGGGGGAACTATCCTTTACGTGGCGCATCGGCAGATCGAAAGTTTGACCCTCGATCGAGAGGTAATGCATTTGCGTGATCAACTGGCTCCCAAGTATGCGGAGCTTGTCTACTATGGGTTCTGGTTTTCGCCTGAACGCGAATTCCTTCAGTCTGCCATCGACGAGAGCCAGCAGAGGGTCACAGGAACGGTGCGTCTCAAACTCTACAAGGGGAACGTTACCGTTTTGGGCCGCAAAAGCCCTTACTCTCTCTATGATGCTTCCCTGGCCACCATGGAGGAGGATGATGGGTCCTATCAGCAGAGGGATGCAGCCGGTTTTATTCGAATCCAAGCCTTGCGATTACGTACCGAAGCTCGAATGCGCGAGCGCAAAAGCGGGTCCCAAAAAGAAGCTCGGGAGGATTAG
- a CDS encoding VOC family protein: MPVDVFGYRHFLIEADDIQRAVTFYQDVFGLHLLLALERRAFFWLEKDKLIEFCSIVPEKYGLARGAGFPCLSFDPFGNRIQVVTVEEARLALWIVP; encoded by the coding sequence ATGCCGGTCGATGTCTTTGGATACCGTCACTTCCTTATTGAGGCAGATGATATTCAAAGAGCCGTCACGTTTTACCAGGACGTTTTTGGTTTACATCTTTTACTGGCACTTGAGCGGAGAGCGTTCTTTTGGTTGGAGAAAGACAAACTGATAGAGTTTTGTTCCATAGTTCCCGAGAAATACGGCTTAGCTCGGGGAGCTGGATTCCCTTGTCTTTCTTTTGACCCCTTCGGAAACCGGATCCAGGTGGTTACAGTAGAGGAAGCGCGACTTGCTCTTTGGATTGTGCCCTAG
- the murD gene encoding UDP-N-acetylmuramoyl-L-alanine--D-glutamate ligase, with translation MQSSSAGKEALEEFFCGTTILVWGLGREGTSFLQLASGWKDVSLVVTDRVEPDDARRTLFSRAQWLPEPEAVEQLDRFDWVVKSPGVCVRKFGLSHEACGKILSQCELLLRFSPGPVVGVTGTKGKSTTAALLYQMILRSGRSARVVGNFGTPPLEGFETLSIETFVVCELSSYQLEFMRASPHVAVWLNLFPEHLDYHGGFQEYQKAKARIALFQKPGDYLIYHGSDAGIQEALTRFPLSSQPIPFDLPDGRSLPESPFLQGRHNRLNIIAAARAAQLLGIETSAIFATIQDFQGLPHRLERVGVFDGITYYDDAISTVPQATLAALEAIRDTATLILGGQDRGIPYEDFARKLARSSVSTLLLLPPSGLRLAKVLSLIDPPFPGNILVVQTLEEAVEEAFRHTPKGKSCLFSPAAPSAPPFRNFEERGEAFKHLVRAMGSSANRLVGG, from the coding sequence ATGCAGTCATCCTCGGCGGGCAAAGAGGCATTGGAGGAGTTTTTTTGCGGCACAACCATTTTGGTTTGGGGGCTTGGGCGGGAAGGAACCAGCTTTTTGCAACTTGCCTCCGGCTGGAAGGACGTCTCGCTTGTCGTTACCGACCGGGTCGAACCAGACGATGCCAGACGGACCCTTTTTTCTCGAGCCCAGTGGCTTCCCGAACCAGAAGCCGTAGAACAACTGGATCGTTTTGACTGGGTAGTGAAAAGCCCAGGTGTTTGCGTCCGAAAGTTTGGACTTTCCCATGAGGCTTGCGGGAAGATTCTCTCCCAATGTGAACTCCTTCTTCGGTTCTCCCCGGGACCTGTCGTTGGTGTTACCGGAACTAAGGGAAAAAGCACAACAGCCGCCCTTTTATATCAGATGATTCTCCGGTCGGGTCGATCGGCCCGAGTCGTGGGAAACTTTGGCACCCCACCCTTGGAAGGATTCGAGACTCTATCTATTGAAACCTTTGTCGTTTGCGAATTATCCTCCTACCAGCTGGAGTTCATGCGAGCCTCACCCCATGTTGCTGTCTGGCTTAACCTGTTTCCGGAACACCTCGATTACCACGGGGGCTTCCAAGAATACCAGAAAGCCAAGGCCCGGATCGCGCTTTTTCAAAAGCCCGGTGACTACCTCATTTATCACGGTAGCGACGCGGGTATCCAAGAAGCCCTGACACGTTTCCCCCTTTCCTCTCAACCCATTCCTTTTGATCTACCGGACGGAAGGAGCCTTCCCGAAAGCCCCTTCCTCCAAGGCCGCCACAATCGCCTTAACATCATCGCTGCCGCAAGAGCGGCCCAGCTACTCGGAATTGAAACTTCCGCCATTTTTGCAACGATCCAGGACTTTCAAGGTCTTCCTCACCGTTTGGAACGGGTCGGGGTTTTTGATGGGATTACCTACTACGATGACGCTATTTCCACGGTCCCCCAGGCAACCTTGGCTGCGCTAGAAGCTATCAGAGACACTGCCACTCTCATCCTCGGCGGCCAGGATCGGGGAATCCCTTATGAGGATTTCGCGAGAAAGCTTGCCCGTTCTTCCGTTTCAACACTCCTCCTTCTTCCTCCCAGCGGACTACGCCTGGCTAAGGTTCTTTCTTTGATCGATCCACCCTTCCCAGGAAACATTCTCGTAGTCCAGACTCTGGAAGAAGCAGTGGAAGAGGCCTTCCGGCACACGCCCAAGGGAAAAAGTTGCCTGTTTTCTCCCGCCGCGCCGAGCGCCCCACCATTTCGCAATTTTGAAGAGCGAGGAGAAGCCTTTAAGCACCTTGTACGGGCCATGGGCTCCTCGGCAAATCGCCTTGTGGGAGGATGA
- the dxs gene encoding 1-deoxy-D-xylulose-5-phosphate synthase → MGRILDTINGPSDVKKLSLEELKILAEEIRQELITVLSKNGGHLGPNLGVVELTLALHYVFETPRDKFVFDVSHQAYVHKLLTGRRERFSTIRQPGGLSGFMCRAESPHDCYGAGHAGTALSAALGMAVGRDRLGEPEHVVALCGDAAFTCGITYEALNNVAGQVRRLIVILNDNEWSIDRNVGAIAAYFNRIATNEKYAALREQAQRFLEKLAGKGAVRVARKAEEAVKGMLWPSVLFEEFGFTYYGPLDGHNIAALVSTLEFLKKQETPVLLHVLTQKGRGFPPALEKQKKFHGLGPYDPVTGATPASSKPTFSEVFADTLIKLAEKDRRVIAITAAMPNGTCLDRFQPRFPDRYFDVGIAEEHAVIFAAGLATKGFKPFCAIYSTFLQRAFDPVIHDVCLQNLPVVFCLDRGGLSGDDGPTHHGLFDVAYLRGIPNMVLLHPKDEDELADMLCTALHHPGPIAIRYPRGTGPGVPVKDVPEPIPIGKAQVLREGTTVAIFTLGIMATLGESLADALESLGISTALINARSAKPLDQNTLESFAQVCDVLVTIEDHVLAGGFGSAVLEALNDRGLRVPVVRVGWPDCFIEHGKVDGLRAKYGLTRDQVLQRVLAALRRPCALVSA, encoded by the coding sequence ATGGGGAGGATTTTGGATACGATTAACGGGCCTTCCGATGTCAAAAAGCTAAGCTTGGAAGAGCTTAAGATCCTTGCAGAAGAGATCCGGCAGGAGCTCATCACCGTACTTTCAAAAAATGGGGGTCATCTTGGGCCCAATTTGGGTGTCGTAGAGCTAACCCTGGCGTTGCATTACGTCTTTGAGACCCCGAGAGACAAATTTGTCTTCGATGTCAGTCACCAGGCCTATGTCCACAAGCTCTTGACAGGTCGGCGTGAGCGATTTTCGACGATCCGTCAACCCGGAGGGCTCAGCGGGTTTATGTGCCGGGCGGAAAGCCCGCACGATTGCTACGGAGCAGGACACGCTGGGACGGCGCTTTCAGCGGCTTTGGGAATGGCGGTGGGCAGGGATCGGCTGGGGGAGCCTGAGCATGTGGTTGCCCTTTGCGGGGATGCGGCCTTCACGTGTGGGATTACCTATGAGGCACTCAATAATGTTGCAGGGCAAGTCCGGCGCTTGATCGTCATTTTAAACGACAATGAATGGTCGATTGATCGCAATGTGGGAGCGATTGCGGCCTATTTTAACCGGATTGCGACCAACGAGAAGTACGCTGCGCTCCGGGAGCAGGCTCAGCGATTCCTCGAAAAACTTGCGGGCAAAGGAGCCGTCCGGGTGGCGCGAAAGGCCGAGGAAGCGGTCAAGGGAATGCTTTGGCCCAGTGTCCTTTTTGAAGAGTTTGGCTTCACGTACTATGGCCCCCTGGATGGCCACAACATTGCTGCCCTTGTTTCGACGCTAGAATTTCTCAAAAAGCAGGAGACGCCCGTACTGCTGCATGTCCTTACTCAAAAAGGAAGAGGTTTTCCACCGGCACTGGAAAAGCAAAAGAAATTTCATGGCTTGGGTCCTTATGATCCGGTGACCGGTGCCACGCCGGCTTCTTCCAAGCCAACTTTTTCGGAAGTCTTTGCCGACACCCTGATCAAGCTTGCGGAAAAGGACCGTCGCGTGATCGCCATTACGGCTGCCATGCCCAACGGGACCTGTCTGGACCGGTTTCAGCCCCGCTTTCCGGATCGTTACTTCGACGTGGGTATAGCCGAGGAACATGCGGTCATTTTCGCGGCTGGTTTGGCGACCAAGGGGTTCAAACCGTTTTGCGCGATCTATTCAACCTTTCTGCAGCGCGCGTTTGATCCCGTCATCCACGATGTGTGCCTTCAAAATCTTCCCGTGGTTTTCTGTTTGGATCGGGGAGGTCTTTCCGGCGACGATGGTCCTACCCACCACGGTCTTTTTGATGTGGCCTATCTGCGGGGCATCCCCAATATGGTGCTATTGCACCCGAAAGACGAAGATGAGCTAGCGGACATGCTTTGCACGGCTCTTCATCATCCGGGTCCCATTGCGATTCGCTATCCGCGAGGTACAGGTCCAGGGGTTCCTGTCAAGGACGTTCCGGAGCCGATCCCGATCGGCAAGGCCCAGGTACTGCGTGAAGGCACCACGGTGGCCATTTTTACCCTGGGAATCATGGCGACGCTCGGAGAATCATTGGCGGATGCTTTAGAGTCTTTGGGCATTTCGACGGCGTTGATCAACGCTCGATCGGCTAAGCCTTTGGACCAAAACACCTTGGAATCGTTTGCGCAAGTGTGTGACGTACTGGTAACGATCGAGGATCATGTGTTGGCGGGAGGTTTTGGGAGTGCCGTCCTCGAGGCATTGAATGACCGTGGTCTTCGTGTACCTGTGGTTCGGGTGGGTTGGCCTGATTGCTTTATTGAACATGGTAAGGTGGATGGCCTGCGGGCAAAATATGGTCTTACCCGGGATCAGGTGCTCCAACGCGTGCTGGCGGCGCTGAGACGTCCTTGCGCCCTTGTCTCTGCTTGA
- a CDS encoding adenine nucleotide alpha hydrolase family protein — protein sequence MVTETYPSSPLERFARLRKRFPQMHYESVEFEESQNELKVQFSFRIPPLPPFRTLWRLPKPPGGSSVHHLPWVRNFAFHLGLVEMISYWKGACPPWIHVIAGELSIAQALWWRKLFHRGLSEFSYRNGLAVGEEEWVQFVCEKPRDLALLPWEGSRRSAGILVPVGGGKDSLVTLHLLQSRQEPIYLFFLNPGKRQWKIAEYFGFPKERVFVAHRTLDPLLVELNAKGWLNGHIPFSAVLAFASVWVAALFGLSHVIVSHEASADCSTVPGTEVNHQYSKSSTFEQDFRQYLAQWLSPHITYFSLLRPWNELQITHQFSHLPSKVGEIFRSCNARTPDETWCGQCPKCLFVHIMLSAFLPQPTCRAFLGCDPLNDVSLAKVIDSLTLSDLASPFECVGTKEETRAALSACIHRSANPAHLPLLVRRFAEDHRETLFCPEKIAVLLSSWHPVHWLPKDFEANLKLRTPSFEEALEELRLPLNA from the coding sequence ATGGTAACCGAGACCTATCCCTCCTCCCCGTTAGAGCGCTTTGCACGCTTAAGAAAACGATTCCCCCAGATGCATTATGAATCCGTGGAATTTGAGGAGAGCCAAAACGAACTGAAGGTCCAATTCTCCTTCCGGATCCCCCCACTCCCCCCATTTCGAACGCTCTGGCGTTTACCCAAACCCCCTGGTGGAAGCTCTGTCCACCATCTCCCTTGGGTAAGGAATTTCGCCTTCCACCTGGGTTTGGTTGAAATGATTAGCTATTGGAAGGGAGCTTGTCCTCCTTGGATCCATGTTATTGCGGGAGAGCTCTCTATAGCTCAAGCCTTGTGGTGGAGAAAGCTTTTCCACCGAGGTCTTTCTGAGTTTTCCTACCGTAATGGCCTTGCAGTGGGAGAAGAAGAGTGGGTCCAGTTCGTTTGTGAGAAACCCAGGGATCTCGCTTTGCTTCCGTGGGAAGGTTCTCGTAGGTCAGCCGGAATCCTCGTCCCCGTGGGAGGAGGAAAAGATTCCCTGGTAACATTACATCTCCTGCAAAGCCGGCAGGAACCCATCTATCTATTCTTTCTTAACCCGGGCAAACGGCAGTGGAAGATAGCCGAATACTTCGGTTTTCCTAAGGAACGCGTTTTCGTGGCTCACCGGACTCTGGATCCTTTACTTGTAGAACTCAACGCGAAAGGGTGGCTGAACGGGCATATTCCCTTCTCGGCGGTTCTTGCCTTTGCATCGGTCTGGGTTGCAGCCCTTTTTGGTCTGTCTCACGTCATCGTGTCCCACGAAGCAAGCGCGGATTGCAGCACGGTGCCAGGCACCGAAGTCAACCACCAGTATTCCAAAAGCAGCACCTTTGAGCAAGATTTCCGGCAGTACCTTGCTCAATGGCTTTCCCCGCATATCACCTACTTTAGCCTTTTGCGCCCATGGAATGAGCTCCAAATTACCCATCAGTTTAGCCATCTACCTTCGAAAGTAGGCGAGATTTTTCGCAGCTGTAACGCCCGCACGCCCGACGAAACTTGGTGTGGACAATGCCCGAAATGCCTCTTTGTGCATATTATGCTCTCCGCATTCTTGCCACAACCAACGTGCCGAGCTTTTCTTGGGTGTGATCCGTTGAATGATGTCTCCCTCGCAAAAGTGATCGATTCCCTAACATTGTCCGATCTTGCCAGCCCCTTTGAATGCGTCGGAACCAAGGAAGAAACCAGGGCAGCACTTTCAGCATGCATCCACCGGAGCGCCAACCCAGCGCATCTTCCTTTACTTGTTCGACGCTTCGCCGAGGATCATAGGGAAACTCTTTTTTGTCCTGAAAAGATTGCCGTTCTCCTCTCCTCGTGGCATCCTGTGCACTGGTTGCCAAAAGATTTTGAGGCCAATCTAAAGCTAAGAACTCCCTCTTTTGAGGAAGCACTAGAGGAACTGCGACTCCCTTTAAATGCTTAG
- the ptsP gene encoding phosphoenolpyruvate--protein phosphotransferase, producing MEVDNVSQGTTAEMVLRGIPASPGLAIGPAVLLQEGRVKVPRWKIRPEEIRGELERLQAALLETRRELLEAKAKLAENESQGAASVLDVHLMVLEDPAILEALKARLEEKLYNVEYVYHEITEEFSQHLLALNEDYFRERASDIRDVARRVLAHCQGNPSLARWQLEEPSILAARSLYLSDVVALDRRALLGLITEEGTRTSHAAILARSLNIPAVVGLGGLLKHLNDQVEILVDGVEGWVVIRPSESTKRRLLERQMRRNHLEARLNLSRDLTAVTRDGRHITVSANVELPDDIPLVRANGAEGIGLLRTEFLFLNRATPPSEEEQCAAYREIAQAVKPHGVIIRTLDLGADKLGPLLPNPVREANPFLGWRGIRLSLDCRNLFQTQLRAIWRAGTEGNVRVMFPMVTTLEELRLAKELFWQCRQQLCEEGVPVPEQIECGVMVEVPSVALLADLFAREVDFFSVGTNDLVQYTLAVDRLNGKVSALYQPTHPSVLRLLHRVVEEAHRFHIWVGVCGEMAADLFSALALVALGVDELSMGSVFVPWIKDAIRHVHYGELRKHVDELTQCPTSGDVLERLRELAQLYFPHLLEEENQWEAGGLSPSIPGT from the coding sequence ATGGAAGTGGATAACGTTTCGCAAGGCACCACGGCAGAAATGGTGTTGCGGGGAATCCCGGCTTCTCCTGGGCTTGCCATTGGTCCGGCGGTTCTCTTGCAGGAAGGCCGTGTCAAGGTCCCCCGGTGGAAAATTCGGCCGGAGGAGATCCGCGGAGAACTCGAACGCCTGCAAGCTGCCCTTCTGGAAACTCGTCGAGAGCTTTTGGAAGCGAAAGCCAAGCTCGCCGAAAATGAGTCGCAGGGTGCAGCGTCAGTTCTTGACGTTCACCTCATGGTCCTGGAAGACCCAGCGATTCTCGAGGCGCTGAAGGCTCGGTTGGAAGAAAAGCTTTACAATGTTGAATATGTCTACCACGAGATCACCGAAGAGTTTTCCCAACACCTTCTTGCTTTAAACGAGGATTATTTCCGAGAACGAGCCAGTGACATTCGCGACGTGGCCCGGCGAGTTCTGGCTCATTGCCAAGGCAACCCCAGCCTCGCCCGGTGGCAGCTGGAGGAACCCAGCATCCTGGCAGCACGATCGCTCTACCTCTCGGACGTTGTAGCTCTGGATCGACGAGCCCTTTTGGGACTCATCACCGAAGAAGGTACACGCACGTCCCATGCGGCCATACTGGCTCGATCCCTGAACATTCCCGCCGTCGTCGGCCTGGGAGGGCTCCTGAAACACCTCAACGACCAGGTAGAAATTCTGGTGGATGGAGTCGAAGGGTGGGTCGTAATCCGGCCCTCCGAATCGACCAAACGACGTCTTCTCGAGCGGCAAATGCGCCGCAACCACTTGGAGGCAAGGCTCAACCTGAGCCGAGATCTTACTGCTGTAACAAGGGACGGCCGTCATATCACTGTATCGGCCAATGTCGAACTTCCGGATGATATTCCGCTGGTTCGTGCTAATGGAGCTGAGGGGATTGGGCTTTTACGTACGGAATTTCTTTTCCTCAACCGAGCCACGCCTCCCAGCGAAGAGGAACAATGCGCTGCGTATCGAGAAATCGCGCAGGCAGTCAAACCCCACGGGGTCATCATTCGAACCTTGGACCTCGGGGCGGATAAACTCGGTCCTTTGTTGCCCAATCCGGTCCGGGAAGCCAATCCATTCCTGGGATGGCGCGGAATCCGGCTCTCACTGGATTGCCGGAACCTCTTCCAAACACAGCTCCGCGCAATTTGGCGAGCGGGTACCGAAGGCAACGTGCGGGTCATGTTTCCTATGGTGACTACGCTTGAGGAGCTGCGCTTGGCCAAAGAGCTCTTCTGGCAATGCCGCCAGCAACTTTGCGAGGAAGGGGTGCCAGTGCCGGAACAGATAGAGTGCGGCGTCATGGTGGAGGTCCCTTCCGTGGCCCTTTTGGCTGACCTTTTTGCCCGAGAAGTCGATTTTTTTAGCGTTGGCACCAACGACCTTGTGCAGTACACCCTCGCGGTGGACCGTTTGAACGGAAAAGTCAGTGCACTCTATCAACCTACCCATCCCTCCGTCTTACGCCTCCTCCACCGGGTAGTGGAAGAAGCGCACCGTTTCCATATCTGGGTGGGAGTGTGCGGTGAAATGGCAGCTGACCTGTTTTCGGCTCTGGCTCTTGTCGCGCTTGGCGTAGACGAGCTTTCCATGGGATCCGTTTTCGTTCCTTGGATTAAGGATGCCATCCGGCACGTCCACTATGGGGAGCTGCGCAAGCATGTCGATGAACTAACCCAGTGCCCCACGAGCGGGGACGTCTTGGAACGGCTCCGCGAACTGGCCCAGTTGTATTTCCCGCACCTTTTGGAGGAGGAGAACCAGTGGGAAGCTGGCGGCCTTTCCCCATCCATTCCTGGGACATGA
- a CDS encoding nucleotidyltransferase family protein — MKAIILAAGYGTRLAPLTDCCPKALLPVGGRPILEYILDSLVATDGIEEACVVSNAKFYPSFLQWAATWKTQASLPFALHILNDGTTSDATRRGAIGDLWFALTDRGWNQDEILVVAGDNLFRSSLSPMVQLGRDRRAPVVAVYRVPELASVRLYNHLRTDREGRIVFFEEKPDSPQDTRVAVGLYYFPPELPQWLKDYLCQTDNRDQPGRFIQWLFPKVPVYVWELPGLWFDIGSRQALEEADQAVRSVGVSKA, encoded by the coding sequence ATGAAAGCTATTATTCTTGCCGCAGGCTACGGTACCCGTTTGGCACCCCTTACTGATTGCTGCCCAAAAGCCCTGCTTCCTGTGGGTGGCCGGCCGATCCTGGAATACATCCTAGACTCGCTAGTGGCCACGGACGGGATTGAGGAAGCTTGTGTGGTGAGTAATGCCAAATTTTACCCCTCCTTTCTCCAGTGGGCAGCAACGTGGAAAACTCAGGCTTCTTTGCCTTTTGCTCTCCATATCCTTAACGACGGGACGACGTCCGACGCCACTCGGAGGGGTGCCATAGGAGACCTCTGGTTTGCCCTCACAGACAGAGGATGGAACCAGGATGAGATTCTCGTCGTGGCAGGAGATAACCTTTTTCGCTCCTCTCTTTCACCGATGGTTCAACTCGGCAGAGACCGCCGGGCGCCCGTAGTGGCGGTTTACCGCGTCCCAGAGCTTGCATCGGTACGCTTGTACAACCACCTTCGAACCGATCGGGAGGGTCGAATCGTTTTCTTTGAGGAAAAGCCGGACTCACCCCAAGACACACGCGTGGCTGTCGGCCTCTACTACTTCCCACCGGAACTTCCGCAATGGCTCAAAGACTACCTTTGCCAAACCGACAACCGCGACCAGCCTGGGCGATTCATCCAATGGCTGTTTCCCAAAGTTCCGGTGTACGTGTGGGAGTTACCCGGCCTATGGTTTGACATTGGGTCACGGCAAGCGCTGGAAGAAGCGGATCAAGCGGTACGATCGGTAGGCGTCTCGAAAGCCTAG